The Caldibacillus debilis DSM 16016 genome includes a window with the following:
- the acpS gene encoding holo-ACP synthase encodes MIAGIGVDIVETERIREIMKRKPRFADRILTDREQKDFRRLPESRKTEYLAGRFAAKEAFAKALGTGIGKDLSFRDIEIQTDPAGKPFFAKPKERGVHLSISHSKTCAVAMVVIESP; translated from the coding sequence ATGATCGCAGGAATCGGCGTCGATATTGTGGAGACCGAACGGATCCGGGAAATCATGAAAAGAAAACCGAGATTTGCCGACCGGATCTTGACCGACAGGGAACAAAAGGATTTTCGGCGCCTGCCGGAATCCCGGAAAACCGAATATTTGGCCGGCCGATTCGCCGCCAAGGAGGCCTTTGCCAAGGCGCTGGGGACGGGGATCGGCAAAGATTTGTCCTTCCGGGACATCGAGATTCAAACGGATCCGGCAGGGAAGCCCTTTTTCGCGAAACCGAAGGAAAGGGGGGTGCATTTATCCATCTCCCACAGCAAAACTTGCGCCGTCGCCATGGTCGTGATCGAATCGCCATAG
- a CDS encoding DEAD/DEAH box helicase — protein MVKFQDFQLSPSILKSLKRIGFEETTPIQEQSLPFSLAGRDIIGQAQTGTGKTAAFGIPMVERTDARVKAPQGLVIAPTRELAIQVSEELHKIGYDKKVQVLAVYGGQDIQRQIRALKKQPAIIVGTPGRLLDHMNRKTVDLSRIRIVVLDEADEMLNMGFIEDIEAILEKLPAERQTLLFSATMPERIRQTALRFMKNPEFIKIRSKEMTVPQIDQYFVKVEEKDKFDALTRFLDYHSPDLAIVFGRTKRRVDELSEALSIRGYTAEGIHGDLSQAKRLSVLRKFKEGNIDVLVATDVAARGLDISGVTHVYNFDIPQDPESYVHRIGRTGRAGNSGMAVTFVAPREMGYLREVEKTTGRRMRRIDVPSLKEAIEGQQRLAMEKIHAAISENDLSLYREAAEELLSESDPVAVVSAALKLLTKEPDRTPVKLSFERPLPAKRTAKNRKTSVKQKEAVNGQKYFRRKTAGKR, from the coding sequence TTGGTAAAATTTCAAGATTTTCAGTTAAGTCCAAGCATTTTAAAATCCTTAAAAAGGATAGGATTTGAAGAAACGACGCCGATTCAAGAACAATCCCTCCCCTTCAGCCTGGCGGGGCGGGATATTATCGGCCAGGCGCAAACGGGAACGGGAAAAACGGCCGCCTTCGGAATCCCGATGGTGGAAAGAACGGATGCGCGGGTGAAAGCCCCCCAAGGCTTGGTCATCGCCCCGACCCGGGAGTTGGCCATTCAAGTATCGGAAGAACTGCATAAAATCGGCTACGACAAAAAGGTTCAAGTGTTGGCCGTATATGGCGGCCAGGACATCCAGCGGCAGATCCGGGCGCTGAAAAAACAGCCGGCGATCATCGTCGGAACGCCGGGGCGGTTGCTGGATCACATGAACCGGAAGACGGTCGACCTGTCACGGATCCGCATCGTCGTCCTCGACGAGGCGGATGAAATGCTGAATATGGGATTCATCGAGGATATTGAAGCCATTTTGGAAAAACTGCCTGCCGAAAGGCAGACCTTGCTGTTTTCCGCCACGATGCCGGAGCGGATCCGGCAGACGGCCCTCCGCTTCATGAAAAATCCCGAGTTCATCAAAATCCGTTCGAAGGAAATGACCGTCCCGCAAATCGACCAATATTTTGTCAAAGTGGAAGAAAAGGATAAATTCGATGCCCTCACCCGCTTTTTGGATTATCATTCCCCGGATCTGGCCATCGTTTTCGGCAGGACGAAACGGCGCGTCGACGAACTCTCGGAGGCCTTGTCCATCCGGGGGTATACGGCGGAAGGCATCCACGGCGATTTGAGCCAGGCGAAACGGCTTTCCGTCCTGCGGAAATTCAAGGAGGGGAACATCGACGTCCTTGTGGCGACGGATGTCGCCGCCCGGGGACTCGACATATCCGGCGTCACCCATGTGTACAATTTTGACATTCCCCAGGATCCGGAATCCTACGTGCACCGCATCGGCAGAACCGGGCGGGCGGGAAATTCCGGAATGGCCGTCACCTTTGTCGCGCCGAGGGAGATGGGCTATTTGCGGGAAGTGGAAAAAACGACGGGGAGAAGGATGAGAAGGATTGATGTTCCTTCCCTGAAGGAAGCGATCGAGGGCCAGCAGCGCCTGGCGATGGAAAAAATTCATGCGGCGATCTCAGAAAATGATCTGTCCCTGTACCGGGAAGCGGCGGAAGAGTTGCTTTCGGAAAGCGATCCGGTGGCGGTGGTGAGCGCCGCGTTAAAACTGTTGACGAAGGAGCCGGACAGGACGCCCGTCAAGCTTTCCTTCGAGCGGCCCCTTCCGGCAAAGCGGACGGCGAAAAATCGGAAAACTTCCGTCAAACAAAAAGAGGCGGTCAACGGGCAAAAATATTTCCGCAGGAAGACCGCCGGAAAAAGGTAG
- a CDS encoding rhomboid family intramembrane serine protease, whose amino-acid sequence MIVSRPILNLQSLKTSAAVHILLFQAVCYLLLTVPFFPNRLLFEKTACIHLYIAEGEWWRLLTSLWIHTDFSHLFANSMTFLLFGLLLEAERSRSDLLLVYLSSGIIANLFCFFITPLTYIHVGASGAVFGTAGAVFAGRWRKERFHRLSLPALLVIFSFIITAFQENENVYTHIFGFLWGMVCGWAARK is encoded by the coding sequence GTGATCGTTTCCAGACCGATATTGAATCTGCAAAGCTTGAAAACATCGGCCGCCGTCCACATCCTGCTCTTTCAGGCCGTCTGCTATTTGCTTTTGACCGTGCCCTTCTTTCCCAACCGTCTCCTGTTCGAAAAAACCGCCTGCATCCATCTGTACATTGCGGAGGGAGAATGGTGGCGGCTTTTGACATCCCTGTGGATCCATACCGATTTCTCCCATTTATTCGCCAATTCCATGACCTTTCTCCTGTTCGGGCTCCTTTTGGAAGCCGAACGGAGCCGTTCGGATTTGCTGCTCGTTTACTTGAGTTCCGGCATCATCGCCAATCTTTTCTGTTTCTTCATCACCCCGCTGACCTACATCCACGTCGGGGCGAGCGGGGCGGTTTTCGGGACGGCCGGGGCGGTTTTTGCCGGACGATGGCGGAAGGAACGGTTCCACAGGCTTTCCCTTCCCGCGTTATTGGTGATCTTTTCTTTCATCATAACAGCCTTTCAAGAAAACGAGAATGTCTACACCCATATTTTCGGTTTCCTTTGGGGAATGGTCTGCGGCTGGGCCGCGAGAAAATGA